Genomic window (Lycium barbarum isolate Lr01 chromosome 2, ASM1917538v2, whole genome shotgun sequence):
GAGAACCATATTATCTGTCTCTCCATATGAAATTGAGCCTTCAAGGTCAACCTCTTCATTTATTTGACCGTCAGCTTCTCTATCTGCTTCCAGTATTTGATTTGAGCTAGTGATTGACTCTGATATGGCAGATGATTGGCCAGATACTTCAACTTCCACTACAACTCCCTCAATGCTTTCTCCGGAATGGTCACCATTGTCATATATAGTTTTAGAAACTTCATGCTCAGGATCTACTTCAACATCCTCCACGTCCAGACTTTTATTACCAATTTCAGGATCTGCTTTGTTGATTTTCTCGATAGCAGCTACCACGTCACTAGTctgaacgtctttggaatcttcttGCTTTTTGTTGATGACACTAATGCCTTCCTTTTCCACGTGATGGACCGTATTATCTCTTGAATCCATGACCCAGTCTCTTTCAAAAATGAAGGAAGCCAGGGCATCTACTACTCGAGCCTCAGCTACGAAGCACCTTCTCTAGTCCTCTTCTTCTTCAGCAGCTTTCTCAACTTGAGCCATGTTGCTCTCTTTTGTTCGGCAATATCTTATTATGTGTCCTATTTTACCACACCTGTAACACTTTAGAGTCTTTTTATAGTTATTAGTAGACTCTCCCTCATTTTTGGCGAGCTGGAAACACTTTGAAATCGGGAATGTGGCGTATCTGTGAATGTTTTTCCTTTGAAGTTCCTCTTGTCGGCTACAAAAGCATTTCCTTCCCATTCTTTAAAACATACACTAGCCATCTGTTTGGCTAGTAGCTTCTGTGATGACAAtaaattctcaaactcctccaaggatggtagttgagcccatccttgaattgatgtaacaaaaggaatatattctgGCTTCAAATCACgaatgataattcttctcattcgtGCTTCAGAGATAGCCTCGTCGGGGTTTAATAAAGAGATCTCTGAACATAAATTCTTAATCTTCAAAAAGTACTCAGCAATAGATAGATTACCTTGAGTGGTGTTCGTCAATTCATTCTCCAATATCTGTAGTCGGGCTTCATCCTTCTTGTTGAACAGTCGATCAAGGGTCCTCCATATCTGATGAGCTGATTTGCACCTAATAATATGATCAAATAAGTTGTGAGAAATGGACCTTTTTAGGATGAACTCCGCTTTCGCATTAATCTGTTTCCACTTCTTGTATGCGCTGCTATTTTCCGGTCCGTCAATAGGAGGACTTGTGTAACTACCATTTACAACATCCCACAAATCCTCTCTCACAAGGTATGACtgcatacatgtcttccataccttgTAATTGGACTGATTCAACAACTCCATCCGCTGTCCATTAATACGACCGCTCAAATCCATTTAAAGAAACCAGTTGAATCTACCACAAACTCGATCTTGAAATAAAATCCAGAAGCCAACTTGTGGCTatgactctgataccatgtagagaaatatagcagaagaaaaagTAAATCGGGGAGACCTTTTGCTAGCCCAAGATTgttaactaagatcggaagattcaactaaagaagaggaaactTTAGAAAGGAGAACTTTGTAATGGAAGAAGACTCTCTTGAATTGATTTGAATTGAATTTTGTATGGGTTGATAACAAATGCCTAATGTCACTCGTATTTATACTTGTCTAGGATGCTTCTagatattattctagatacatTCAAAAGAAAAATCCAGTTACTCTTATCTCCTATCACTATTCTAGACTACCAtgatattattctagatacaaaaagatctagataattctatcctcaactataaatatctaagtgtctagaatttctagacatttcctaagtatatatattaaaGATATTACAATATAACTTTCTAGAAactcttctaaatatctatgatatttttccttccaaaaaattaactttaatttttcacatTCTACTTTGTGGGCTCCAACACCAAaatttcttctcttctttctttgacAATCACAATTGAAATGAGAATGAAAAAGGCAATTGGCTTGGCACCATAAATTTTGCctcaaaattttgaaataatgCTAGgatatatttcaacttcaaacttAGAAACAAGTAACATTTAAAGTTTGAAAAACACGTTTTagaaaatttcaattttaaaaaaaaaaatcacttataAATCTTCAACTATTTTTTCATGTTCAGAAAcaacttcaacttccaaatatcATTTCCCAACTTCAAAGTACTTTTTACAAATCTCAACCATCTCATGTCCAAACGCTATatttttgtttcttctttttcattCTTCTTCAATCAGAAAAAGATTTTTTTCAAAGCTCTTTTACTAGTTTTTCAGTGGGACATAAAAGTTTTTGTTTCATCCACTCAGAGATTTAAATAATGCAAGTTTGGACCcaaaataatactaataataatacaAAGCTTCCATCGAAATCAACTCGAGTAAGAATTTCATACTTTCCGAATAAATTAATTTCTATCTCCTTCAAATTCCCACTCGCAAAGTAATTATATTCCGAGAACTAACAAAAACTACTTTCATCCATAGGCTCATATGCAAAGAACACCAACTTGAGCATTTACCAATAAAAGTATTAAGAGTTGAATTGGT
Coding sequences:
- the LOC132629087 gene encoding uncharacterized protein LOC132629087; the protein is MDLSGRINGQRMELLNQSNYKVWKTCMQSYLVREDLWDVVNGSYTSPPIDGPENSSAYKKWKQINAKAEFILKRSISHNLFDHIIRCKSAHQIWRTLDRLFNKKDEARLQILENELTNTTQGHIIRYCRTKESNMAQVEKAAEEEED